In the genome of Thunnus maccoyii chromosome 15, fThuMac1.1, whole genome shotgun sequence, one region contains:
- the cyhr1 gene encoding cysteine and histidine-rich protein 1 has protein sequence MASLEERDVGVAAAPGSSSAGLGVGAVGAAAEAVAGVAAMQEEVGIRREGPEPDPDEPPKKRVKVPEGESGKLEERLYSVLCCTVCLDLPKASVYQCTNGHLMCAGCFIHLLADSRLKEEQATCPNCRCEISKNLCCRNLAVEKAVSELPTECTFCLKQFPRSSLERHQKEECQDRVTQCKYKRIGCPWQGPFHELPAHESECSHPTKTGTELMGILGEMDQSHRRDMQLYNSIFSLLCYEKIGFTEVQFRPYRTDDFITRLYYETPRFTVLNQTWVLKARVNDSERNPNLSCKRTLSFQLILKSKVNSALECSFLLLKGPYDDVRIKPVIHHHSFSNDANETDYVPLPISDSVECNKLLAAKNINLRLFIFQVQK, from the exons ATGGCTTCACTGGAAGAGAGAGACGTGGGCGTTGCGGCCGCCCCTGGCTCCTCCTCGGCCGGCCTGGGGGTCGGGGCCGTGGGGGCAGCGGCGGAGGCTGTCGCCGGGGTCGCAGCCATGCAGGAGGAGGTCGGGATACGGCGAGAAGGGCCCGAGCCTGACCCAGACGAGCCGCCCAAGAAGAGGGTGAAAGTCCCCGAGGGAGAGTCAGGAAAGCTGGAGGAGAGACTGTACTCAGTGCTGTGCTGCACCGTGTGCCTAGACTTGCCCAAGGCGTCTGTGTATCAG TGTACCAATGGGCACCTGATGTGTGCAGGCTGTTTTATCCACCTCCTGGCTGATTCTCGTCTCAAGGAGGAACAGGCCACATGTCCCAACTGCAG gtgTGAGATCAGCAAGAACCTGTGCTGCAGGAACCTTGCAGTGGAGAAGGCTGTCAGTGAGCTGCCGACAGAATGCACCTTCTGCCTAAAACAGTTCCCCCGCTCTAGCTTAGAGAGACACCAGAAAGAGGAGTGCCAAGACAG GGTGACACAGTGTAAGTACAAGAGGATTGGTTGCCCTTGGCAGGGTCCGTTCCATGAGCTGCCAGCACATGAGAGCGAGTGCTCCCATCCTACCAAGACTGGTACAGAGTTGATGGGAATCCTGGGAGAGATGGACCAGAGCCACCGCAGAGACATGCAGCTCTACAACAGCATCTTTAGCCTGCTCTGCTACGAGAAGATCGGGTTTACAG AGGTGCAGTTCAGGCCGTACCGCACTGATGACTTCATCACCCGTCTGTACTATGAAACGCCACGCTTCACTGTTCTCAACCAGACATGGGTGCTGAAGGCCCGTGTTAACGACTCTGAGCGCAACCCCAACCTGTCCTGCAAGCGCACCCTCTCCTTCCAGCTCATCCTCAAGAGCAAG GTGAACTCTGCCCTGGAGTGCTCCTTCCTGTTGTTGAAGGGGCCGTACGATGACGTCCGCATCAAGCCGGTCATCCACCACCACTCCTTCAGCAACGACGCCAACGAGACAGACTACGTCCCTCTGCCCATCTCCGACTCAGTGGAGTGCAACAAACTGCTGGCCGC